A window of Fragaria vesca subsp. vesca linkage group LG7, FraVesHawaii_1.0, whole genome shotgun sequence contains these coding sequences:
- the LOC101307054 gene encoding uncharacterized protein LOC101307054 yields MAVAENAPSFDNSSESNAHNDLENPKPKMDSSAVVSVDPNLQSNGGDGGDQSPELDERQEEEEEGLTVPKSNHKAQMGQMQNGFESNGVADEHQMVKSGGYGTDQSSNGHENFKKDMRDLEELLSKLNPMAQEFIPLSLANNNQGFALPGGFGYTNNLLLQTNSGNGNGFMGKRQKKNGYSNQARRRNYYKLSLAQREEMIRRTVYVSDIDQQVTEENLAALFINCGQVVDCRVCGDPNSVLRFAFIEFTDEEGAMAALSLSGTMLGYYPVRVLPSKTAIAPVNPTFLPRSDDEREMCSRTIYCTNIDKKVTQADVKMFFESLCGEVQRLRLLGDYHHSTRICFVEFTVAESAIAALNCSGVVLGSLPIRVSPSKTPVRPRAPLRSPSQ; encoded by the exons ATGGCTGTTGCTGAGAATGCACCCAGTTTTGATAACTCATCGGAGTCCAATGCTCACAACGATCTTGAAAACCCAAAACCCAAAATGGACTCGTCTGCTGTGGTGAGTGTGGACCCCAATTTACAGTCCAACGGTGGTGACGGTGGTGATCAGAGTCCTGAGCTGGATGAGAGGCAGGAGGAGGAGGAGGAGGGTTTGACAGTGCCCAAAAGCAACCACAAGGCTCAAATGGGCCAGATGCAAAATGGGTTCGAGTCCAATGGGGTGGCTGATGAGCATCAGATGGTCAAGTCTGGTGGGTATGGGACTGATCAGAGCTCTAATGGGCATGAGAATTTCAAGAAGGATATGAGGGATTTGGAGGAGTTGTTGTCCAAGTTGAATCCCATGGCTCAGGAATTCATACCTCTGAGCCTTGCCAACAACAACCAGGGCTTTGCTCTTCCTGGTGGATTTGGCTATACTAACAATCTGTTGCTGCAAACCAATTCCGGCAATGGGAATGGATTCATGGGCAAAAGG CAGAAGAAGAATGGCTATAGTAATCAAGCCAGGAGAAGGAACTATTACAAACTGAGTTTGGCACAGCGAGAGGAGATGATTAGGAGGACTGTATATGTTTCTGACATTGACCAACAG GTCACTGAAGAGAACCTAGCTGCTCTGTTTATTAATTGCGGACAG GTCGTAGACTGTCGTGTGTGCGGTGATCCTAATTCTGTTCTTCGATTTGCCTTTATTGAGTTTACAGATGAAG AAGGTGCAATGGCTGCTTTGAGTCTGTCAGGAACCATGCTTGGCTATTATCCTGTAAGAGTGCTGCCTTCCAAAACTGCAATTGCACCTGTTAACCCAACATTTTTACCCAGG TCGGATGATGAACGTGAGATGTGCTCAAGAACTATTTATTGTACCAATATTGACAAGAAG GTTACTCAAGCAGATGTCAAAATGTTTTTCGAATCACTCTGTGGAGAG GTTCAACGCCTGAGGCTCCTTGGAGACTATCATCATTCCACTCGCATTTGTTTTGTTGAGTTCACAGTG GCTGAAAGTGCAATTGCAGCTCTTAATTGTAGTGGTGTAGTTTTGGGATCATTGCCTATAAG GGTCAGCCCGTCAAAGACACCTGTGCGCCCCCGTGCTCCTCTTCGCTCTCCATCACAGTAG
- the LOC101302711 gene encoding ATPase family AAA domain-containing protein 1-like — MGCFVDLLLRCFGGCFGIEHHDRRRSPKVSPEPEAEALEKKKIAKQLGRPDLARIETNLYEDVILNCQAVMNPGDIQVECDSHLDNVTKQSLFDQLIVPLWRPELFLNGSKLLAGPRRGVVLHGPPPSNTGKATLLATAKFIAKDSGAVFISARKIANLITSSFSDYDATKKRQFISAVFSLASKLQPAVIYINDMDGFLGQLSQTNMKTEFLEILDGFFTDQKHEHAQVLVLAATSKCNRASPELDEVIKRHFQVFEIRVPWMKERAEILKLIMKGERVEENIDYDHVAALTDGYEASDLYQLCKKAAYNPIRDYLQYEEKSGIKQSSPPRLMSQLDLENVVIAQLIPYLNKLLQQATIILDQTHNEKHHHQLKQILSSLGFSYRGKDDSNVMEKRDGKAVNDICKNAKRGKHRVDSVGQTTRTK; from the coding sequence ATGGGTTGTTTTGTTGATCTGTTATTGCGTTGCTTCGGTGGATGCTTTGGAATTGAACATCATGACCGGAGGCGGAGCCCCAAAGTCTCTCCGGAGCCAGAGGCAGAGGCTTTAGAGAAGAAGAAAATTGCAAAGCAACTTGGCCGTCCTGATCTTGCTCGCATTGAGACCAATCTTTACGAAGATGTTATATTGAACTGTCAAGCTGTTATGAACCCTGGCGACATTCAAGTGGAATGTGATTCTCACCTCGATAATGTGACGAAGCAATCCTTGTTTGATCAACTTATCGTTCCACTATGGAGGCCTGAGCTGTTTCTTAACGGCAGCAAGCTGCTGGCTGGTCCACGGAGAGGAGTCGTGCTCCATGGACCACCGCCGAGTAATACTGGCAAAGCAACATTGCTTGCTACTGCCAAGTTCATAGCAAAAGATTCTGGCGCCGTCTTCATCAGTGCAAGGAAAATAGCGAATCTGATCACCAGTAGTTTCAGCGATTATGATGCTACAAAGAAACGGCAATTTATCAGTGCTGTGTTTAGCTTAGCTTCTAAACTCCAGCCTGCTGTCATATATATCAACGACATGGATGGTTTCTTGGGGCAACTCTCCCAAACTAACATGAAGACTGAGTTCTTGGAAATATTGGATGGTTTTTTTACTGACCAGAAGCATGAGCATGCTCAAGTATTGGTTCTAGCTGCTACTAGTAAATGTAATCGTGCATCACCGGAGCTTGATGAAGTAATAAAACGGCATTTTCAGGTCTTTGAGATTCGGGTGCCATGGATGAAGGAGAGGGCAGAGATACTGAAGTTGATTATGAAGGGTGAGAGAGTTGAAGAAAATATTGATTATGACCACGTAGCTGCATTGACTGACGGTTACGAAGCTTCAGATCTATACCAACTTTGCAAGAAAGCAGCGTACAATCCTATCAGAGATTATCTACAATATGAAGAAAAGAGTGGAATTAAGCAATCTTCTCCACCAAGGCTAATGTCACAGTTGGATTTAGAGAATGTGGTGATTGCACAACTTATTCCATACTTGAACAAGTTGTTACAGCAAGCGACGATTATACTGGATCAAACTCACAATGAGAAACACCATCACCAGCTGAAACAGATACTGAGCTCTTTAGGATTTAGTTACAGAGGTAAAGATGACAGCAATGTGATGGAGAAGAGAGACGGAAAGGCTGTAAATGACATATGCAAGAACGCGAAAAGAGGGAAGCATAGAGTTGATTCAGTAGGACAAACTACTCGCACCAAATGA